The Lagopus muta isolate bLagMut1 chromosome 4, bLagMut1 primary, whole genome shotgun sequence genome has a window encoding:
- the GNPDA2 gene encoding glucosamine-6-phosphate isomerase 2 isoform X2: MRLVILEDYDQASEWAAKYICNRIIQFKPTQGRYFTLGLPTGNTPLGCYKKLIEYHKNGDLSFKYVKTFNMDEYVGLPRNHPESYHSYMWNNFFKHIDIDPNNAHILDGNAPDLQVECDAFEKKIEEAGGIDLFVGGIGPDGHIAFNEPGSSLSSRTRLKTLAMDTILANAKYFDGDLSKVPTMALTVGVGTVMDAREVMILITGAHKAFALYKAIEEGVNHMWTVSAFQQHPRTIFVCDEDATLELRVKTVKYFKGLMHVHNKLVDPLYSMKEN, from the exons ATGAGGCTTGTTATTCTTGAAGACTATGATCAGGCAAGTGAATGGGCAGCCAAATACATCTGCAATCGTATTATCCAGTTCAAGCCCACTCAAGGGAGGTACTTCACACTTGGCCTACCGACAGGCAA TACACCTTTGGGATGCTACAAAAAGCTGATAGAATATCACAAGAATGGAGATCTCTCTTTCAAATATGTGAAGACTTTCAACATGGATGAATACGTAG GACTTCCCAGAAATCATCCAGAGAGTTATCATTCATATATGTGGAATAACTTCTTTAAACATATTGACATAGACCCAAATAATGCTCATATTCTTGATGGGAACGCTCCAGACTTACAGGTGGAATGTgatgcatttgaaaagaaaattgaagaagCAGGAGGGATTGATCTGTTTGTTGGAG GCATTGGTCCAGATGGCCACATTGCATTCAATGAACCCGGATCGAGTTTGTCTTCAAGAACAAGATTAAAGACTTTAGCAATGGACACCATTTTGGCAAATGCTAAATACTTTGATGGAGACTTATCTAAAGTACCAACTATGGCGCTAACGGTTGGTGTGGGTACAGTGATGGATGCTAGAGAA GTGATGATTCTTATAACAGGTGCACATAAAGCTTTTGCATTATACAAAGCTATTGAAGAAGGTGTCAATCATATGTGGACAgtttctgctttccagcagcaccCTCGTACTATCTTTGTGTGTGATGAAGATGCTACTTTAGAACTAAGAGTTAAAACTGTGAAGTACTTCAAAG GTTTAATGCATGTGCACAATAAACTCGTGGACCCTCTGTACagtatgaaagaaaactga
- the GNPDA2 gene encoding glucosamine-6-phosphate isomerase 2 isoform X1 gives MRLVILEDYDQASEWAAKYICNRIIQFKPTQGRYFTLGLPTGNTPLGCYKKLIEYHKNGDLSFKYVKTFNMDEYVGLPRNHPESYHSYMWNNFFKHIDIDPNNAHILDGNAPDLQVECDAFEKKIEEAGGIDLFVGGIGPDGHIAFNEPGSSLSSRTRLKTLAMDTILANAKYFDGDLSKVPTMALTVGVGTVMDAREASVLQVMILITGAHKAFALYKAIEEGVNHMWTVSAFQQHPRTIFVCDEDATLELRVKTVKYFKGLMHVHNKLVDPLYSMKEN, from the exons ATGAGGCTTGTTATTCTTGAAGACTATGATCAGGCAAGTGAATGGGCAGCCAAATACATCTGCAATCGTATTATCCAGTTCAAGCCCACTCAAGGGAGGTACTTCACACTTGGCCTACCGACAGGCAA TACACCTTTGGGATGCTACAAAAAGCTGATAGAATATCACAAGAATGGAGATCTCTCTTTCAAATATGTGAAGACTTTCAACATGGATGAATACGTAG GACTTCCCAGAAATCATCCAGAGAGTTATCATTCATATATGTGGAATAACTTCTTTAAACATATTGACATAGACCCAAATAATGCTCATATTCTTGATGGGAACGCTCCAGACTTACAGGTGGAATGTgatgcatttgaaaagaaaattgaagaagCAGGAGGGATTGATCTGTTTGTTGGAG GCATTGGTCCAGATGGCCACATTGCATTCAATGAACCCGGATCGAGTTTGTCTTCAAGAACAAGATTAAAGACTTTAGCAATGGACACCATTTTGGCAAATGCTAAATACTTTGATGGAGACTTATCTAAAGTACCAACTATGGCGCTAACGGTTGGTGTGGGTACAGTGATGGATGCTAGAGAA gcTTCTGTTTTGCAGGTGATGATTCTTATAACAGGTGCACATAAAGCTTTTGCATTATACAAAGCTATTGAAGAAGGTGTCAATCATATGTGGACAgtttctgctttccagcagcaccCTCGTACTATCTTTGTGTGTGATGAAGATGCTACTTTAGAACTAAGAGTTAAAACTGTGAAGTACTTCAAAG GTTTAATGCATGTGCACAATAAACTCGTGGACCCTCTGTACagtatgaaagaaaactga
- the GNPDA2 gene encoding glucosamine-6-phosphate isomerase 2 isoform X3, translated as MRLVILEDYDQASEWAAKYICNRIIQFKPTQGRYFTLGLPTGNTPLGCYKKLIEYHKNGDLSFKYVKTFNMDEYVGLPRNHPESYHSYMWNNFFKHIDIDPNNAHILDGNAPDLQVECDAFEKKIEEAGGIDLFVGGIGPDGHIAFNEPGSSLSSRTRLKTLAMDTILANAKYFDGDLSKVPTMALTVGVGTVMDAREASVLQVMILITGAHKAFALYKAIEEGVNHMWTVSAFQQHPRTIFVCDEDATLELRVKTVKYFKDGEISISKTWDYF; from the exons ATGAGGCTTGTTATTCTTGAAGACTATGATCAGGCAAGTGAATGGGCAGCCAAATACATCTGCAATCGTATTATCCAGTTCAAGCCCACTCAAGGGAGGTACTTCACACTTGGCCTACCGACAGGCAA TACACCTTTGGGATGCTACAAAAAGCTGATAGAATATCACAAGAATGGAGATCTCTCTTTCAAATATGTGAAGACTTTCAACATGGATGAATACGTAG GACTTCCCAGAAATCATCCAGAGAGTTATCATTCATATATGTGGAATAACTTCTTTAAACATATTGACATAGACCCAAATAATGCTCATATTCTTGATGGGAACGCTCCAGACTTACAGGTGGAATGTgatgcatttgaaaagaaaattgaagaagCAGGAGGGATTGATCTGTTTGTTGGAG GCATTGGTCCAGATGGCCACATTGCATTCAATGAACCCGGATCGAGTTTGTCTTCAAGAACAAGATTAAAGACTTTAGCAATGGACACCATTTTGGCAAATGCTAAATACTTTGATGGAGACTTATCTAAAGTACCAACTATGGCGCTAACGGTTGGTGTGGGTACAGTGATGGATGCTAGAGAA gcTTCTGTTTTGCAGGTGATGATTCTTATAACAGGTGCACATAAAGCTTTTGCATTATACAAAGCTATTGAAGAAGGTGTCAATCATATGTGGACAgtttctgctttccagcagcaccCTCGTACTATCTTTGTGTGTGATGAAGATGCTACTTTAGAACTAAGAGTTAAAACTGTGAAGTACTTCAAAG atGGAGAAATCAGTATTAGTAAAACCTGGGATTATTTCTGA